DNA from Pseudomonas putida:
GCCCTGGTCACCCTGCACATCGACAACCTGCGTGGCCACAACACCCACCACCAGATCGAAACCGTGTTCAAGGCTTTCGGCCGCGCTCTGCGCATGGCCATTACCCTCGACGAGCGCATGGCCGGGCAGATGCCTTCCACCAAAGGGTGCCTGTAAATGCAGACGGTAGCCGTAATCGACTATGGCATGGGCAACCTGCACTCGGTGGCCAAGGCGCTTGAGCACGTAGGTGCCGGTAAGGTGTTGGTCACCAGCGATGCCGCAGTGATCCGCGAGGCCGACCGCGTGGTGTTCCCAGGTGTGGGTGCGATTCGCGACTGCATGGCCGAAATCCGCCGCCTGGGCTTCGACAGCCTGGTACGTGAAGTCAGCCAGGACCGCCCGTTCCTCGGTATCTGCGTCGGTATGCAGGCGCTGCTCGAACACAGCGAAGAAAACACCGGTGTCGATTGCATCGGTCTGTTTCCCGGCCAGGTGCGTTTCTTCGGCAAAGACCTGCAAGAAGACGGCGAGCACCTGAAGGTGCCGCACATGGGCTGGAACGAAGTTGCCCAGACCATCGACCACCCGCTGTGGCACGACATCCCCGACCGCGCACGTTTCTACTTCGTGCACAGCTACTACATCAATGCCGGCAAGCCGGGCCAGGTGGTCGGTCGCGGCCACTATGGCGTCGATTTCGCCGCCGCGCTGGCTGATGGCTCGCGCTTTGCCGTGCAGTTCCACCCGGAGAAGAGCCATACCCATGGCCTGCAGTTGCTGCAGAACTTCGTCGCCTGGGACGGGCGCTGGTAATGAGCAGGTCGAAGACCAAGGCCCCGATCATGACCCTGGCCCCCGAGCAGGAGCGCGATGCGCTCGACACGCTCAAGCGCTTCCTTGAAGACCGCTT
Protein-coding regions in this window:
- the hisH gene encoding imidazole glycerol phosphate synthase subunit HisH, giving the protein MQTVAVIDYGMGNLHSVAKALEHVGAGKVLVTSDAAVIREADRVVFPGVGAIRDCMAEIRRLGFDSLVREVSQDRPFLGICVGMQALLEHSEENTGVDCIGLFPGQVRFFGKDLQEDGEHLKVPHMGWNEVAQTIDHPLWHDIPDRARFYFVHSYYINAGKPGQVVGRGHYGVDFAAALADGSRFAVQFHPEKSHTHGLQLLQNFVAWDGRW